Part of the bacterium genome is shown below.
TGCTTTGGTCCAATCAGAAAAGGTGCTAATCCAATGGTAGATATGATGGGTGCACTCTCTACTACTGGATTAGACCTAAAGTCAATCCTTGACAGATCAGCTACCTTTCAGAGATATATTGGTGCTCATGGCAGATTAAGACCACTGCCGAAGAGGGCATGACATAGGAGAATAAGATATATACGACATATATGACTTATAAGAAAAAGGAGATTTGATGGGTAAAAAGATCATCATACAACCAGTAACCCGAATTGAGGGGCATGCTAAAGTGACCATTCAATTGGATGACACGGGGAATGTACAGGAGACAATGGTTAATGTTGTTGAACTGCGTGGCTTTGAGAAATTCTGCCAGGGCAGGCCAGTGGAGGAACTGCCCAGGATTGTAACCAGTATCTGTGGTGTTTGTCCCTGGTCGCATCATTTAGCCAGTGCTAAAGCAAATGATGCCGTTTTTGGGGTGGAGATTCCTTCTGCGGCTAAAAAACTCAGGGAATTGGCGAATGCTATTGCCTTTACCGAAGAGCATATCCTTCATTTCTATTTTTTAGCCGGGGCAGATTTTGTTATTGGACCAGATGCGGATTATTCAATTAGAAATGTCATCGGTATTGCTCAAAAACTCCCTGATGTGGCTAAACAGGTGGTTAGATGCAGGCATCTGGGTGCTCAGATGCTGGAAATCTTAAGTGGTAAATCCATTCATCCAGTAGCGGCTGTGCCTGGCGGATTCAGTAAAGCTTTAACTACACAAGAAAGGGATGAGATGAAGACGAAGGCTATGGAAATATTAGAGCTGGCGAAGTTCTCGATTGACTTTGCGAAGAAGAATATCTTCCCACCATTCCTTGAGGCAGTCCAGACTTTGGGGGTGATAAAGACAGGCTTTCTGGGCACGGTTAGAGAGGACGGCCGCCTTGACCTTTATGACGGCAGATTAAGGATGATGCAAGCAGATGGGAGTTATGAAGACTTTAGCTATGACCAATACACTGATTATATTGCAGAACATATTGAGCCGTGGACATATTTGAAGTTTCCCTATATGAGAAAAGCAGGAGGCTTTTCAATGGATTTAGCCAACCCTGTGGGGATATACCGCACCAATACTCTGGCAAGAATCAATGTTTGCGATAAGATTGGGACACCGCTTGCTCAAAGTGAGCTTGAGGAATTTAGGGCTAATTTTCGCAGGCCAGCTCAGTTGACCCTACTTTATCATTGGGCACGCTTGATTGAATTGCTCTACAATGCCGAGCATATTGTTGATCTTCTATCTGACCCGGAGATTACCAGCACAGATATCCGCAAGTCAGTTACACCCAGAGCAAGCCGTGGAGTAGGCTGTGTAGAGGCACCCAGAGGGACATTAATCCATGACTATGAGACGGATGAAAATGGTCTGGTTACCAATGTTAATTTAATTGTAGGCACGACCCATAACAATGCACCCATAAATATGTCGGTCAAGAGAGCGGCAATGGATAACATTAAGGATGGCAAATACGACCAGGGGATACTTAATCGGGTTGAGATGGCAATTCGTGCTTATGACCCCTGTCTTTCCTGTGCTACCCACGACTTAGATGGCAGATTGCCGGTGAGAATAGACTTTATTAATCCAGCAGGGGAGATAATAGATAGTTTAAGGAATTAAAAAAGGTTATGCTTGATTATTACGAAAAGCGTGTGCTTATTTTAGGTTGTGGAAATATTCTATTTGGGGATGATGGATTTGGGCCAGCTGTGATAGAGTATCTTCAGAAACACTATGACCTGCCTCAAGATGTAGCAGTAATAGATGTAGGCAGTGGTGTGCGAGGGGTACTGTTTAATCTATTACTCTCTGAAATAAAGCCGCAAAAGATTATTATCGTTGATGCTATAGACACAGGTAGAAAGCCAGGTGAGGTTTTTGAGGTAGCAATTGAGGATTTACCGAAAAATAAGGTTGATGACTTCTCGATGCATCAACTTCCAACCTCAAATCTACTCAGAGAACTTAAGGTGTTAGGTCAGGTAGAGGTAAAACTCATTGCCGCCCAGGTAGAAAACATACCAGAAATGGTTCAGCCAGGGCTCTCTAAGAGATTATCTGAGGCGATACCTATAGCGTGTGAGATAATAATGTCTGACTTGTCCGACAGGTCTGACAAGTCCGACTGATCTGATAAAGGAGAAAGATTCTATGAACCATAACCTAATTCCACCTCACGGCGGATACCGTAATCTCCGTAGTTTCCAGACCGCACAATTAGTCTATGATGCGACGGTTATCTTTTGCAATCGCTTTATTGAGAAATATTCGCGCACTCACGACCAAATGATACAGGCCGCCCGTAGCGGTGTGCAAAATATTGCTGAAGGCAGTATGGCTTCTGCAACCTCAAAGAAGATTGAACTTAAATTAACAGGAATTGCAAGAGCCAGCCTTGAAGAACTGGTGCTTGATTACGAGGATTTCTTGCGTCAGCATGGATTGAACAGATGGGATAAAGACTCACCTGAAGCACTTGCTGTAAGGAGAAGATATAAGTCTGACCAGTCAGACAAGTCAGACCTGTCTGACCCTTACTGCATCAAGCAAGTTTCATCTGAGGTGGCAGCAAATACAATCATTTGCTTAATTAACCAGGCCAGTTATCTTTTAAGAAAACAGCTGCAGAAATTAGAAGAATCATTCCTTTCTGACGGTGGTTTCACAGAACGGCTATACCAGGAGCGGCAAAAAAGGAAATTTGGTAACAAGCAAGTCTGACAAGTCAGACAAGTCAGAATAGTCCGACATATCCGACAAAGGAGATCTTTAATTTATGCATGAATGGGGAATTACACAAGAGGCAATAGATGAAGTCATTAAGATAGCTAATAAGAACGGCGTGAGCAAGGTAACCAGGGTCTCTTTATCCGTAGGCGAGGACGACCATTTAACACCTGATGCAATAAAGTTATGCTTTGAATGCCTGGGGAAAGGGACAATGGTTGAAAGGAGTGAATTGGAGATTAAAAAGGGCGATGGCCAGGGGATTACTATTGAAGTTGTAGAA
Proteins encoded:
- a CDS encoding hydrogenase maturation nickel metallochaperone HypA, coding for MHEWGITQEAIDEVIKIANKNGVSKVTRVSLSVGEDDHLTPDAIKLCFECLGKGTMVERSELEIKKGDGQGITIEVVEGE
- a CDS encoding Ni/Fe hydrogenase subunit alpha yields the protein MGKKIIIQPVTRIEGHAKVTIQLDDTGNVQETMVNVVELRGFEKFCQGRPVEELPRIVTSICGVCPWSHHLASAKANDAVFGVEIPSAAKKLRELANAIAFTEEHILHFYFLAGADFVIGPDADYSIRNVIGIAQKLPDVAKQVVRCRHLGAQMLEILSGKSIHPVAAVPGGFSKALTTQERDEMKTKAMEILELAKFSIDFAKKNIFPPFLEAVQTLGVIKTGFLGTVREDGRLDLYDGRLRMMQADGSYEDFSYDQYTDYIAEHIEPWTYLKFPYMRKAGGFSMDLANPVGIYRTNTLARINVCDKIGTPLAQSELEEFRANFRRPAQLTLLYHWARLIELLYNAEHIVDLLSDPEITSTDIRKSVTPRASRGVGCVEAPRGTLIHDYETDENGLVTNVNLIVGTTHNNAPINMSVKRAAMDNIKDGKYDQGILNRVEMAIRAYDPCLSCATHDLDGRLPVRIDFINPAGEIIDSLRN
- a CDS encoding four helix bundle suffix domain-containing protein gives rise to the protein MNHNLIPPHGGYRNLRSFQTAQLVYDATVIFCNRFIEKYSRTHDQMIQAARSGVQNIAEGSMASATSKKIELKLTGIARASLEELVLDYEDFLRQHGLNRWDKDSPEALAVRRRYKSDQSDKSDLSDPYCIKQVSSEVAANTIICLINQASYLLRKQLQKLEESFLSDGGFTERLYQERQKRKFGNKQV
- a CDS encoding hydrogenase maturation protease, whose amino-acid sequence is MLDYYEKRVLILGCGNILFGDDGFGPAVIEYLQKHYDLPQDVAVIDVGSGVRGVLFNLLLSEIKPQKIIIVDAIDTGRKPGEVFEVAIEDLPKNKVDDFSMHQLPTSNLLRELKVLGQVEVKLIAAQVENIPEMVQPGLSKRLSEAIPIACEIIMSDLSDRSDKSD